The genomic DNA TCGCTGGTATAAACCAGGACTATGCATATGGGAGGGATGAGTGGAATTTCTTCATAGCTGCTCTTAAAAAACTTAAGCCAGATATTGAGGTTGTGAACACGTGGTGGGTTCCCCTAGGAACATCTGACTTTAGAGCCCATATATCCCAGATAATGCAGGCAAAACCCGATCTACTTCAAACAAGCATATTTGGCTCAGATGCTGTTAACTTCATGAGACAAGCTATAGCTGCTGACTTACCCTCTAAGATACCGATAGCGTATGCTCATGCGGAATCCTTATTACATCTAGTACCAGAAATGCCTGATGGTATCATTATACAGGCAGCAGGGCCAGCCTATCCGCTTTACCCACCACCTAATATATATGGCAAGAACTTCTCCTTCGTTAACAACTATAGATCAAGATATAATGATTATCCACACTACTCCTCATACTATGCATATGACTCCATATATGCCTATAAATATGCTGTTGAGAGAGCATATTCTATCCTTGGGAAGTGGCCTGATATAGACGACCTAATAAAGGTTCTTGAGGAGCTAGCATTTGAAGGTGCTCAAGGCCTAGTCTATATAAAGAAAGACCACGACACTGGGGTAGGATCTCTGGTTGGAGTTACAAAGAGAGATCCTAGATATCCATTTGTTACACTAGATCCTAATAGCATAGAGCTATTTCCAGGATATTTGGTAACACCTCCCCCAGGAGTGTCTCCAGGTAATTGGATTAGCACCTGGTGATGAGGTTATAACAAATTGCTATCATATATAAATATTTTAGATGGACTTTACTATGCATCGATACTCTATCTCCTATCACTAGGTTTAAACCTAGTATTTGGTGTC from Sulfolobales archaeon includes the following:
- a CDS encoding ABC transporter substrate-binding protein, which encodes MTSTNRREFLKFIGAGVIGLAIGSAATYILTPRGAAERIVERTVTATTTISTQTFPKVTSPVTPGIPSKPIELIDVDARSGPGAPFTVPAINARKMAIDEINNSGGILGRKINYREYDENQGSPDAVARLVRSTIDQYKPDLIVGLGISSDCLAVAPVVDELNTITFVQCATNQLLQGGKVPKYKTVFRPIGSNAALDAVGLAYYVAKHFPNIKKVAGINQDYAYGRDEWNFFIAALKKLKPDIEVVNTWWVPLGTSDFRAHISQIMQAKPDLLQTSIFGSDAVNFMRQAIAADLPSKIPIAYAHAESLLHLVPEMPDGIIIQAAGPAYPLYPPPNIYGKNFSFVNNYRSRYNDYPHYSSYYAYDSIYAYKYAVERAYSILGKWPDIDDLIKVLEELAFEGAQGLVYIKKDHDTGVGSLVGVTKRDPRYPFVTLDPNSIELFPGYLVTPPPGVSPGNWISTW